From the genome of uncultured Bacteroides sp.:
TTTTTCATTAATATAAGGATTGTCAAACAATCCTAAACGATACTTTATGCGGAGAATATTACGAACAGCGTCATCAATCGTTTTTTCTGTCACTTTATTCTCTTTAATCAGTTCTTTCAGGTGATTCATATATGTATAGCTCACCATTTCCATGTCAACGCCAGCATTTACAGCTTTCATTGCAGCCTCTTTATCGTTTGCACAAAATCCGTGATTTACCATTTCCTTGATTGAAGCCCAGTCAGAAACAACAAACCCATCAAAACCCCATTCATTTCGTAAAACAGTTTTCAGTATAAACGGATTTGCAGAAGAAGGAACGCCATCATTATCATTAAATGAACTCATAAATGTAGCAGCACCTTGCTTTGTCGCAGCCTCGAAAGGAGGTAAATAATCATTCCTGAGCTGACGTTCTGTAAGATGTGTCGAGTTGTAATCTCGTCCACCTTCAACAGCTCCATAACCTACAAAGTGTTTTGCACAAGCAAGAATGGAAGTCGGATCATTCAAGGAATTTCCCTGAAAGCCTTTAACCATAGCAGCACCCATTACAGAAGTAAGATAAGTATCTTCTCCACAACTTTCGGCAATTCTTCCCCATCGTGCATCACGTGAAATATCAATCATTGGAGCAAATGTCCATCGGATACCGACTGATGAAGCTTCTTTAGCCGCTACCCGTGCACCATCTTCCACAATCTGAGGATTAAAAGAAGCTGCCTGGCCCAGAGGAATAGGGAAAATAGTCTTAAAACCATGAATCACATCGCGGGCTATCAGTAAAGGAATGCCCAATCTCGATTCCTCTACAGCCAATCGCTGCAATGCATTCACACGAATAGGATCTATTTCATTTAATATTGAGCCAACTTCTCCTTTCATTATAGTTCTGCTCATTTCTTCAAGATTAGCTGATGAACTTATTTGATTCATCTGCCCAACCTTTTCCTCAATTGTCATTTTTGATAACAAATCTTCTACCTTTTTTTCTATTTGCCCACCTTTCAGGTTTTTCGCTTCAGTACAACCAACTGAAGAGATAAAAAACAGGCAAATAGAAAACACTAATATTCTTTTCATAATGTCATGCTTTAATATTTTAGAAATTTCTGGGTAAACAAGCTTTTTCCACTGTTTGCAGAAACCAGATAGAAACCTTTCGGCCAACCTGAACAATCAATTTCAGATACAAGATCTGTAGTTTCTATTTTTTTTATTATTCTGCCTTTTATATCAGTAACCGATAAACGATGAATACCTTCTTCTTTAAAGTTTACCTGCAGTAGGTTACTGACATTATTAAAATTTGAGTCGATTAATTTTTCTTCTTTGGTATCATTTATGGCTGTTGTATTTTGGTATACTCTCACATAATCTATTTCGTAAGTTGCAGGAAATATACTAGTGTCAACCCCCATTGCTCCGCCCCAGTTTCCACCTACGGCAAGATTCAGTTTTAGATAGAAAGGAGCATTAAACGGCCAGGTGTCTTTATTATTTGTACCATCATTACTAAATGTAAAATAGTTATAGCCATCTACATAAATGCGGATTTTTTCTTCAGTCCAAAGCAATGCGTAGGTATGAAATTCCGTTTCTGCATTTTGAATTATTTTATTGCTAGTGCGCTGTGTTCCAATACTATGATTATAGCTCATGGTATGTATAGAACCGTGCACTCTGTTAGGATCATATCCCACATATTCCATGATGTCTATTTCTCCATCAAGCGGCCAGCTTTGAAAATTCTTGGGTAACATCCAAAAAGCAGGCCAAGTTCCTTTTCCTGTAGGCATTTTGGCTCGCATCTCAAAATAGCCATACTTCCAGCTTTGCGCAGTATTCATACGAATAGATTCATATTGTGAGGTACCAATATTTTTTTGAATGGCTTTTATTTTTAGAGTTCCATTACTAATAGCTGCTAATGTATCACTGCCATTTATACCCGCAATATAATATTGCAGTTCATTATTTCCCCAACCACCATTTCCGGTTTCGTACCACCACGAATCATTATTGACCCGAACTATTGGCTTGCCATCAACCGAAGGATCATTAAATTCATCGGCCCATACAATATTATATCCGCTAGGGACCTGAGCCAAAGTATTTAACAGGCAGAAACCGTAAAAGAAGAAAAACAAATAATACTTTATTCTTTTATTCATAAATTGAAGAATTAAATAGGGGCAGCAATAAAGCTCGCCCCTATTCATACTAAAACAACTGATTATTATTCACTAAATGAAAAGTCGTCAAAGAAGAATATACCAGGAGCAGCATGTCCTTCAGCGCCAAACTGGATTACAATCTTATCGTAATCAGTTCTGTCCTTCACTGTACTAAAGTCAAACTCAAGACTCAGCCATTTATCTTTTGCCAGATTTGCTTTCACAATTTCTGTCTGAGTAGTGTAAGCATTACTACCCAATCCATTATTCTGAAGTTTAACAGCAACCTGTGATTGCAACTGATTTATCGTCACCCAATCTCCGGCTGTAGCAAAAGTATCATCATAATTATTATAAGAAGGAATAAATACTTTCATTCGAACTTTATTAACCTTTGACAGATCAAGCTTATATCCTGATACAGTATATGAAAGATTTGCATAAAATGCAGTTCCTTTTTCATACAAATATACCTTAGAAGATGTATTTAGTCCGGTTGGTGCAGGATTTGAATAATTAGCCGAAGAATGTGTTCCCATATCCTGAGGTACAAAAGCAAGCGTAGTTGTAGCTGATTCGAAATTATCGTTCAATGCTATAGCTTTTAATGGAACAACTGGTTTTACATTCTTTTCTTTAGGAACCAAACGATACCACCATCCATTACCAGACTCAACAGTACTAACACATTTTATATACATCACATCATCTGTAAGAGTTATAATCTTATAAGTAGAAGTTCCAGCGTAATGACCAAAGAAAGCACCATCACTCAATGTTATTGTCTTATCGGCTTCATTCAAGTTAAATGTATAACTTGCTTTTGGCTGGTATTCTACATCATAATCACCAGCAGTTGGATTTAAAACAGCATTACCATATCCTAAAGCTTTTAGTCCGGCAGCACCATTAGCATTAGTATATACCGATCCATTGTTTTTCCATGTCATCTTAACACCAACCTGAGTAAAAGTAAATTCCTGAGTATAAAGACTTGAGCCATCTTTTCCACCTGCAGGACAACTCCACCAGGAAGGAGTATCACCACCGGCAGGTCCTACACCAAAGTGTCCATCATTATATTGGTCAAATACCCATGTCTTTCCCTGAAGGTTACTTGCTCCACCTGTCAGTGCATTATACATTGGAGTATTTAATAATGAAAAATCATTTTTTGCAATTGTAATTGCTTTAGAAATCGTAGCCGACCCACCACTTGTGTATAGTGT
Proteins encoded in this window:
- a CDS encoding family 16 glycosylhydrolase, with protein sequence MNKRIKYYLFFFFYGFCLLNTLAQVPSGYNIVWADEFNDPSVDGKPIVRVNNDSWWYETGNGGWGNNELQYYIAGINGSDTLAAISNGTLKIKAIQKNIGTSQYESIRMNTAQSWKYGYFEMRAKMPTGKGTWPAFWMLPKNFQSWPLDGEIDIMEYVGYDPNRVHGSIHTMSYNHSIGTQRTSNKIIQNAETEFHTYALLWTEEKIRIYVDGYNYFTFSNDGTNNKDTWPFNAPFYLKLNLAVGGNWGGAMGVDTSIFPATYEIDYVRVYQNTTAINDTKEEKLIDSNFNNVSNLLQVNFKEEGIHRLSVTDIKGRIIKKIETTDLVSEIDCSGWPKGFYLVSANSGKSLFTQKFLKY
- a CDS encoding PKD domain-containing protein is translated as MKNIIKYSLWAIVTVFALTSCDPQESTDYALGETPTESQLSFTANPSSSNSNIIEFTNSSEINGVAVWNLGNGSNAKGEAASSKYPMAGTYTVTMTLYTSGGSATISKAITIAKNDFSLLNTPMYNALTGGASNLQGKTWVFDQYNDGHFGVGPAGGDTPSWWSCPAGGKDGSSLYTQEFTFTQVGVKMTWKNNGSVYTNANGAAGLKALGYGNAVLNPTAGDYDVEYQPKASYTFNLNEADKTITLSDGAFFGHYAGTSTYKIITLTDDVMYIKCVSTVESGNGWWYRLVPKEKNVKPVVPLKAIALNDNFESATTTLAFVPQDMGTHSSANYSNPAPTGLNTSSKVYLYEKGTAFYANLSYTVSGYKLDLSKVNKVRMKVFIPSYNNYDDTFATAGDWVTINQLQSQVAVKLQNNGLGSNAYTTQTEIVKANLAKDKWLSLEFDFSTVKDRTDYDKIVIQFGAEGHAAPGIFFFDDFSFSE